The segment CAGCTTCTTTGTCTCGATCGCCGCGGTGAATCCAGCTCTGACCATCGTCGCCAATGCTCTACGAGTGGGCGATCACCTGCTGGAGCGTCTGCAATAGGGCATGTGGCAACCCACGACTTACGTGGTGGCCCTCGGCCTCATGCTGCTCAGCATGGTGGCCTGGGGGAGTTGGGATAACACCCAGAAGCTGGCACGGCATCGCTCGAACGCGGGCACCCAGCGCGGCTGCGCCGCGCGGCCCGCTCTTTCCGTCCGATGGACCGCTGCGCCGGGGACCCAATGCCCCGGCTCCGCTCGGAGCAGCAATCCGGAGCGTCTACACTAGGGCGTGTGGCAGCCGACCACTTACGCGGCCGCCCTGGGCCTCATGCTCGTCAGCATGGTGGCCTGGGGGAGTTGGGATAACACCCAGAAGCTGGCGTGGCATCGCTTGAACGCGGGCGCCCAGCGCGGCTGCGCCGCGCGGCCCGCTCTTTCCGTCCGTTGGACCGCTGCGCCGGGGACCCAATGCCCCGGCTGCGCTCGGAGGAGCAATCCGGAGCGTCTACACTAGGGCGTGTGGCAGCCGACCACTTACGTTGCCGCCCTGGGCCTCATGCTCGTCAGCATGGTGGCGTGGGGGAGTTGGGATAACACCCAGAAGCTGGCGCGCTGGCGCTTTGAGCTTTTTTACTGGGACTACACCTGGGGCATTGTTGTGGCCGCGGTTGTCTTCGGCCTTGCCTTGGGGAACCTGTCCTCGCTGGCGCAAGCCAGCCCGCGGGCGCTGGCGTGGGCGTTCGTGGGCGGCATCATCTGGAACCTGGGGAACCTGCTGCTGGTGGCCGCCATTTCCATCGCTGGGATGGCGCTGGCGTTTCCGGTCAGCTCCGGCTTGGGCTTGGTGATTGGCGGCGTCCTGAACTACCTGATCCGGCCGGCTGGTAGTCCGCTATGGCTTTTCGGCGGCATCGCGCTGGTTTGCGGCGCCATGGCCAGCGTGGCGCTCGCCTACCGCGGCCTGGAACATCTGCGCGGGCACGACCATGGAACCGGCAGCAAGGGAATGACGCTCAGCCTCGCGTGCGGCGTGGTGCTCGGTTTGTACTATCCATTTGCCGCAAAAGCCATGCAGGGGCCGGGGGCGCTGGGGCCGTATGCGGTCCTGTTCGTCTTCGTCCTGGGGGCGCTGGCCTCAAATTTCTTCTTCAACGGCTGGTTCATGCGGCGGCCCATCCACGGTGCGCCGGTCACCTGGGCGGACTACGCCCGTGGCGCGTGGCCGGCCCATGTTTGGGGCGTCATTGGCGG is part of the Acidobacteriota bacterium genome and harbors:
- a CDS encoding AcrB/AcrD/AcrF family protein — its product is MWQPTTYVAALGLMLVSMVAWGSWDNTQKLARWRFELFYWDYTWGIVVAAVVFGLALGNLSSLAQASPRALAWAFVGGIIWNLGNLLLVAAISIAGMALAFPVSSGLGLVIGGVLNYLIRPAGSPLWLFGGIALVCGAMASVALAYRGLEHLRGHDHGTGSKGMTLSLACGVVLGLYYPFAAKAMQGPGALGPYAVLFVFVLGALASNFFFNGWFMRRPIHGAPVTWADYARGAWPAHVWGVIGGVVWGIGTMASYIAASTSFVGPATAYAMGGGNALISALWGVLIWKEFRGGDRHVGRLLALMFVLFILGLMAIAVAPLKGM